Proteins from a genomic interval of Paenibacillus sp. FSL H8-0048:
- a CDS encoding DUF6199 family natural product biosynthesis protein, whose protein sequence is MSFRKWRKELVKMVVIFAVLFVLIAVLNIFFPAMGWHMRYGWMVKGDSGPSEAYLMMSRITSVIVLILFFLFFLPSMFG, encoded by the coding sequence ATGAGCTTTCGTAAATGGAGAAAGGAGCTGGTAAAAATGGTTGTTATTTTCGCTGTTCTCTTCGTATTGATTGCAGTATTGAATATCTTCTTCCCGGCCATGGGCTGGCATATGCGTTACGGCTGGATGGTCAAGGGCGACTCCGGGCCCAGCGAGGCTTATCTTATGATGAGCAGAATCACCAGCGTGATCGTTCTTATTCTCTTTTTCTTGTTCTTCTTGCCTTCTATGTTTGGTTAA
- a CDS encoding undecaprenyl-diphosphate phosphatase — protein MTEAIKAILLGIIEGLTEFLPVSSTGHLILAGDLLKFEGEAAVTFKIVIQLGAVMAVLLLYWKKYVNIGMNMLKLDFTKSKGLNAIHMILAMVPALVVYLLFKDTIKSQLFGPKPVLMGLIAGGLLMIFAARSRRTVTSETVDGLNYTQAFGIGLFQCLALWPEFSRSGSTISGGLLLGTSQKAAADFTFLISVPVMFGASLLDLYDSRDLLNSDSLTLMLIGFVTSFLVAMIAVVTFIKLIKRLRLEWFALYRFVLAGLFYVIVIM, from the coding sequence GTGACTGAAGCTATCAAAGCAATACTATTAGGGATTATTGAGGGGTTGACTGAATTCTTGCCGGTCTCGTCTACCGGGCACCTTATCCTGGCAGGGGATCTGCTGAAGTTCGAAGGGGAGGCTGCGGTTACCTTCAAAATCGTAATCCAGCTGGGTGCGGTAATGGCCGTATTGCTGCTGTATTGGAAAAAGTATGTGAACATCGGGATGAATATGCTGAAGCTGGATTTCACCAAGAGCAAGGGACTGAATGCCATCCACATGATCCTGGCTATGGTTCCGGCACTGGTGGTATATCTGCTCTTCAAAGATACGATCAAGAGCCAGTTGTTCGGCCCTAAGCCGGTCCTCATGGGTCTGATTGCCGGTGGCCTGTTGATGATCTTCGCCGCGCGCAGCAGGAGAACCGTTACGTCAGAGACGGTGGACGGTCTTAACTATACGCAAGCCTTCGGCATCGGGCTGTTCCAGTGCTTAGCGCTATGGCCCGAGTTCTCCAGATCCGGCTCGACGATTTCAGGGGGCCTCCTGCTGGGAACCAGCCAGAAAGCCGCTGCGGACTTCACCTTCCTGATCTCAGTACCGGTAATGTTCGGAGCCAGCCTTCTGGACCTCTATGACAGCCGGGATCTGCTGAATTCAGATTCACTGACCCTGATGCTGATCGGGTTCGTGACGTCCTTCCTCGTAGCCATGATTGCAGTCGTCACATTCATCAAGCTGATTAAGCGGCTCCGCCTGGAATGGTTCGCGCTCTACCGGTTCGTGTTAGCGGGGCTGTTCTATGTAATTGTTATCATGTAA
- a CDS encoding ImmA/IrrE family metallo-endopeptidase — protein MQGYYQMTALEKWTEDLYQRIGVRKPSDISIDYISKRLNIWVHYLDVRSKAIEATAGMYSMFIDNRLPPELQRLEFLHELCHLLRHAGKSTLMPGEFTQAQRDESDRFILYASMPYSMISANTLPELREDAVTELAVAFQVPVPLALQRIDQIQRRIFQGQLMAVMERNEDRNIIHRHIR, from the coding sequence ATGCAAGGCTATTATCAGATGACCGCATTGGAGAAATGGACAGAGGATTTATACCAGCGCATTGGTGTCCGCAAGCCGTCCGACATCTCCATTGATTACATATCGAAGCGGCTCAATATCTGGGTACACTATCTCGATGTCCGCAGCAAGGCGATTGAGGCTACGGCCGGAATGTACAGCATGTTCATCGACAACCGGCTCCCTCCCGAGCTGCAGCGGCTGGAATTCCTCCACGAGCTGTGTCATCTGCTGCGGCATGCCGGCAAGTCTACGCTTATGCCCGGAGAGTTCACTCAGGCACAGAGAGATGAATCCGACCGGTTCATCCTGTATGCCTCCATGCCGTACAGCATGATTTCTGCGAACACGCTGCCCGAGCTCCGTGAGGATGCCGTTACTGAGCTTGCTGTAGCGTTCCAGGTCCCCGTCCCTCTCGCGCTGCAGCGGATCGACCAGATCCAAAGACGTATTTTCCAGGGGCAATTAATGGCTGTTATGGAACGTAACGAAGACAGAAATATCATCCACAGACATATTCGCTAA
- a CDS encoding YjfB family protein, with protein MDIAALSVVMSQSSLQQAAGLQVMSLAKEQAQSGAQDMVQMLSQATHPTLGKTLDIRA; from the coding sequence ATGGATATTGCTGCATTATCCGTAGTGATGAGTCAGTCATCCTTACAGCAGGCCGCAGGGCTGCAGGTCATGAGCCTTGCCAAGGAGCAGGCGCAGAGCGGTGCCCAGGATATGGTTCAGATGCTGAGTCAGGCCACGCACCCCACCTTGGGAAAAACACTTGATATTCGAGCGTAA